A part of Myxococcus landrumus genomic DNA contains:
- a CDS encoding NAD(P)/FAD-dependent oxidoreductase, protein MKVEKTEVVIIGAGPSGSVAAGLLRKQGRQVLILEREQFPRFSIGESLLPQSMEYIEEAGMLQDVVEAGFQYKNGAAFVRGTRYTEFDFREKFTQGWGTTYQVQRAHFDHVLALAAERKGATLRFRHTVESVDVSGATPELTVRSPEGETYRVQARFLLDASGFGRVLPRLLSLETPSNFPVRGALFTHVEDRVAPGTFDRTKIRITTHPKHVHVWYWTIPFSNGRCSLGVVAKREYLEQFQGTETERLKAIVAEDPELTKLLKDAVWDTPARAITGYAANVKSLWGNGFALLGNAGEFLDPVFSSGVTIAVKSASLAARCIARSFAGETVDWERDYAVPLKSGVDTFRTFVESWYEGGFQDVIFHPNSSPEIRKMISSILAGYAWDKENPFVADSKRRLGVLEKLCAP, encoded by the coding sequence GTGAAGGTAGAGAAGACCGAAGTCGTCATCATTGGTGCGGGCCCGTCAGGCTCGGTGGCCGCGGGACTCTTGCGCAAACAGGGCCGTCAGGTGCTGATTCTGGAGCGCGAGCAGTTCCCGCGCTTCTCCATCGGCGAGAGCCTGCTCCCGCAGAGCATGGAGTACATCGAGGAAGCGGGGATGTTGCAGGACGTCGTCGAGGCGGGCTTCCAGTACAAGAACGGCGCGGCCTTCGTTCGCGGCACCCGGTACACGGAGTTCGACTTCCGGGAGAAGTTCACGCAGGGCTGGGGCACGACGTACCAGGTGCAGCGCGCGCACTTCGACCACGTGCTGGCGCTCGCCGCCGAGCGCAAGGGCGCCACGCTGCGCTTCCGCCACACCGTCGAGTCCGTCGACGTCTCGGGCGCCACCCCGGAGCTGACCGTGCGCTCGCCCGAGGGCGAGACGTACCGCGTCCAGGCCCGCTTCCTGCTCGACGCCAGCGGCTTCGGCCGCGTGCTGCCCCGGCTCCTCTCGCTGGAGACGCCGTCGAACTTCCCAGTGCGCGGCGCGCTCTTCACCCACGTGGAGGACCGCGTGGCCCCGGGCACCTTCGACCGGACGAAGATTCGCATCACCACGCATCCCAAGCACGTGCACGTCTGGTACTGGACCATCCCCTTCTCCAACGGCCGTTGCTCGTTGGGCGTGGTGGCCAAGCGCGAGTACCTGGAGCAGTTCCAGGGCACGGAGACCGAGCGGCTCAAGGCCATCGTCGCGGAGGACCCGGAGCTGACCAAGCTGCTCAAGGACGCCGTCTGGGACACGCCCGCGCGCGCCATCACCGGCTACGCGGCGAACGTGAAGTCCCTGTGGGGCAACGGCTTCGCGCTGCTGGGCAACGCGGGGGAGTTCCTGGACCCTGTGTTCTCCTCGGGCGTCACCATCGCCGTGAAGTCCGCGAGCCTCGCGGCCCGGTGCATCGCCCGCTCGTTCGCGGGAGAGACGGTGGACTGGGAGCGCGACTACGCGGTGCCGCTCAAGTCCGGCGTGGACACGTTCCGCACCTTCGTCGAGTCCTGGTACGAGGGCGGCTTCCAGGACGTCATCTTCCACCCCAACTCCTCGCCCGAGATTCGCAAGATGATCTCCTCCATCCTCGCGGGCTACGCCTGGGACAAGGAGAACCCCTTCGTGGCCGACAGCAAGCGCCGGCTCGGAGTGCTCGAGAAGCTGTGCGCGCCCTGA
- a CDS encoding DUF3261 domain-containing protein, with protein MRALIASLALLGLASCATPAPRPVAPEVALPSLALSPSDFGGSVSLSQQLSFAHEMDPGGPRSLEALVEIDASAVRLAGFALSQRVITLQWDGARLEEERDARVPAQFQSRTVIRDLQLVYWPAATVRAALPEGWTLEDSPGQRVLRQGDKEWLLVRYAGQPPWVGRAELVNLAEHYRLTIESRLSEE; from the coding sequence GTGCGCGCCCTGATTGCCAGCCTGGCCCTGCTCGGCCTTGCTTCCTGCGCCACCCCAGCGCCACGACCCGTGGCGCCGGAGGTGGCGTTGCCGTCGCTCGCGCTGTCGCCCTCGGACTTCGGCGGCAGTGTGAGCCTGTCGCAACAACTGAGCTTCGCGCACGAGATGGACCCGGGTGGGCCGCGTTCGCTGGAGGCCCTGGTGGAGATCGACGCCTCGGCGGTGCGGCTGGCCGGGTTCGCGTTGAGCCAGCGGGTCATCACCCTCCAGTGGGATGGCGCGCGGCTGGAAGAGGAGCGCGACGCGCGGGTGCCCGCGCAGTTCCAATCCCGGACCGTGATTCGGGACCTCCAGCTCGTCTACTGGCCCGCCGCCACGGTGCGCGCGGCGCTGCCCGAGGGCTGGACGCTGGAGGACTCCCCGGGACAGCGCGTGCTGCGCCAGGGGGACAAGGAATGGCTATTGGTGCGTTATGCTGGCCAACCCCCTTGGGTCGGCCGCGCGGAGCTGGTCAACCTGGCGGAGCACTACCGGCTGACCATCGAGTCACGCCTCTCGGAGGAATGA
- a CDS encoding beta-ketoacyl-ACP synthase, with product MSPPVFLNDLGLVCALGVGRHEVAQALFGDQPTGVAPSPDFADRTLHVGHVTAPLVSTDALPVPLRSRNNALLLTALEQIRPAVDDALRRYGPERVAVVLGTSTSGIGESEAAIFTHEASGQLPGHFDVRQQELGSPALALTHVLGTLGPSFVISTACSSSAKSLATAARLLRTGMADAVITGGADALCRFTVAGFSSLDSVSDARCNPMSVHRKGINIGEAAALFLMTREPGPVHLAGWGESSDAHHLSAPEPGGRGAIIAMRTALERAGIAPGDVGYVNLHGTATPQNDAMESRAVQALLGNGVPCSSTKPLTGHTLGAAGALEAALCWLTLTDEAHGRLPPHWWDGEADPSLPALSLVKPGTALGQPPRYVLSNSFAFGGSNAALLLGRA from the coding sequence ATGTCTCCGCCCGTCTTCTTGAACGACCTGGGCCTGGTGTGCGCCCTGGGTGTGGGCCGCCACGAGGTCGCCCAGGCCCTCTTCGGTGACCAGCCCACCGGCGTGGCCCCGAGCCCCGACTTCGCGGACCGCACGCTCCACGTCGGGCACGTCACCGCGCCGCTCGTCTCCACGGACGCGCTGCCGGTGCCGCTGCGCAGTCGCAACAACGCACTGCTGCTCACCGCGCTGGAGCAGATCCGCCCCGCGGTGGACGACGCCCTGCGGCGATATGGCCCGGAGCGCGTGGCCGTGGTGTTGGGCACCAGCACCTCCGGCATCGGCGAGAGTGAAGCCGCCATCTTCACGCATGAGGCCTCGGGCCAGCTCCCCGGTCACTTCGACGTGCGGCAGCAGGAGCTGGGCTCTCCCGCGCTGGCCCTCACCCACGTGCTGGGCACACTGGGTCCCTCGTTCGTCATCTCCACCGCGTGCTCCTCCAGCGCCAAGTCCCTGGCCACCGCGGCGCGGCTGCTCCGCACGGGGATGGCCGATGCCGTCATCACCGGTGGCGCGGATGCGCTGTGCCGCTTCACCGTGGCGGGCTTCTCGTCGCTCGACTCGGTGAGCGACGCGCGCTGCAACCCGATGAGCGTCCACCGCAAGGGCATCAACATCGGCGAGGCCGCGGCCCTGTTCCTGATGACCCGCGAGCCGGGGCCGGTGCACCTCGCGGGCTGGGGCGAGTCCTCGGACGCCCACCACCTCTCCGCGCCCGAGCCGGGCGGCCGAGGCGCCATCATCGCCATGCGGACCGCCCTGGAGCGCGCGGGCATCGCTCCGGGCGACGTGGGCTACGTCAACCTGCACGGCACCGCGACGCCCCAGAACGACGCGATGGAGAGCCGCGCCGTGCAGGCGCTCTTGGGCAATGGCGTGCCGTGCAGCTCCACGAAGCCGCTCACTGGCCACACGCTGGGCGCGGCGGGGGCGCTCGAAGCCGCGCTGTGCTGGCTCACCCTCACGGACGAGGCCCACGGGCGGCTGCCGCCCCACTGGTGGGATGGCGAGGCGGACCCATCCCTCCCCGCCCTCTCCCTGGTGAAGCCTGGGACGGCGTTGGGCCAGCCTCCGCGCTATGTCCTGAGCAACTCGTTCGCCTTTGGCGGCAGCAACGCCGCGCTCCTTCTGGGAAGGGCCTGA
- a CDS encoding ApeP family dehydratase: MRTPITFDISEIVPHADRMRLIDRAVEGDEESLVAEVTIREDCLFQESGTVGGWVGIEFMAQAIAAYAGWRQRLRGEPQPLGFLLGTRKYECHRPTFKVGEHLRIEVRRQFWTDNGMSQFDCTLGIEGETVATAALTVFQPPASFDVTKVGKDE; encoded by the coding sequence ATGCGCACGCCCATCACCTTCGACATCTCCGAGATTGTCCCCCACGCCGACCGCATGCGGCTCATCGACCGCGCGGTGGAGGGTGACGAGGAGAGCCTCGTCGCCGAAGTGACGATTCGCGAGGACTGCCTGTTCCAGGAGTCCGGCACCGTGGGCGGCTGGGTGGGTATCGAGTTCATGGCACAGGCCATCGCGGCCTACGCGGGCTGGCGGCAGCGCCTTCGCGGGGAGCCCCAGCCCCTGGGATTCCTGCTGGGCACGCGCAAGTACGAGTGCCACCGCCCCACGTTCAAGGTGGGCGAGCACCTGCGCATCGAGGTCCGCCGGCAGTTCTGGACGGACAATGGGATGAGCCAGTTCGACTGCACCCTGGGGATTGAGGGAGAGACGGTGGCCACGGCGGCGCTGACGGTGTTCCAGCCTCCGGCCTCGTTTGACGTGACGAAGGTGGGCAAGGATGAGTGA
- the fabG gene encoding 3-oxoacyl-ACP reductase FabG, which translates to MSEKTVLVTGSSRGIGRAIALRLAKDGFDVVVHCRSKVEEAEAVAAQIREQGRASRVLRFDVADRAETERVLASDLEAHGCYYGVVCNAGIARDNAFPAMPAEDWDAVIHTNLDAFYNVLNPLCMPLVRRRKPGRIVTLASVSGLIGNRGQVNYSAAKAGIIGATKALAVELASRSITVNCVAPGLIDTEMVEPHVVEEALKMIPARRMGKPEEVAAAVSFLMSEDAGYVTRQVISVNGGLFG; encoded by the coding sequence ATGAGTGAGAAGACGGTGCTGGTGACGGGCTCGAGCCGAGGCATCGGCCGCGCCATTGCCCTGCGGCTGGCGAAGGATGGCTTCGACGTGGTGGTGCACTGCCGCTCGAAGGTGGAGGAGGCGGAGGCGGTGGCCGCTCAAATCCGTGAGCAGGGCCGAGCCTCCCGCGTCCTGCGCTTCGACGTGGCCGACCGCGCGGAGACGGAGCGGGTCCTCGCCTCGGACCTCGAGGCGCACGGCTGCTACTACGGCGTGGTGTGCAACGCGGGCATCGCCCGAGACAACGCCTTCCCCGCCATGCCCGCAGAGGACTGGGACGCGGTGATTCACACCAACCTGGACGCGTTCTACAACGTGCTCAACCCCCTCTGCATGCCGCTGGTCCGCAGGCGCAAGCCCGGGCGCATCGTCACGCTGGCTTCCGTCTCCGGCCTCATCGGGAACCGGGGCCAGGTGAACTACAGCGCGGCGAAGGCGGGCATCATCGGCGCGACGAAGGCGCTGGCGGTGGAGCTGGCCAGCCGGAGCATCACGGTGAACTGCGTGGCGCCGGGGCTCATCGACACGGAGATGGTGGAGCCCCACGTCGTCGAGGAGGCGCTGAAGATGATTCCGGCCCGGCGCATGGGCAAGCCCGAGGAGGTCGCCGCCGCGGTGAGCTTCCTGATGAGCGAGGATGCGGGCTACGTCACGCGGCAGGTCATTTCGGTGAACGGGGGACTGTTCGGATGA
- a CDS encoding beta-ketoacyl-ACP synthase → MKRVVVTGVGALSPLGHDWPQVEARLKSLRNAVQVIEDWKQYDGLNTQVGAPAAPFELPPQTYSRKTMRGMGRVALLATRASELALVDAGLLGDPLLSSGKMGVSYGSSTGSPPAIADFGRMLMAKSTEGITATSYVRSMSHTAAVNIGVFFGLTGRIITSSSACTSGSQGIGYAYEAIKMGRQVAMLAGGAEELDATGAAVFDTLFATSTKNNATPELTPRPFHAQRDGLVLGEGACTLVLEELEHARARGARIYAELVGYGTNSDGRHITQPHSETMAQAMRLALEDAALEPGVVAYVNAHGTATDTGDVAESAATHQVFGERMPISSLKSYMGHTLGACGALEAWMTIEMMRSGWFAPTLHLDAASVDPRCAPLDYVTGDGRRIETEVVMSNNFAFGGINTSLIFRRWH, encoded by the coding sequence ATGAAGCGGGTCGTCGTCACGGGTGTGGGTGCCCTGAGTCCCCTGGGCCATGACTGGCCTCAGGTGGAGGCTCGGCTGAAGTCGCTGCGCAATGCCGTGCAGGTCATCGAGGACTGGAAGCAGTACGACGGGCTCAATACCCAGGTGGGTGCTCCCGCCGCGCCCTTCGAGCTGCCGCCGCAGACGTACTCACGCAAGACGATGCGCGGCATGGGCCGGGTGGCGCTGCTGGCGACGCGCGCCAGTGAGCTCGCGCTCGTCGACGCGGGGCTGCTGGGAGACCCGCTCCTGTCGAGCGGGAAGATGGGCGTGTCCTACGGCTCGTCCACGGGCTCTCCGCCCGCCATCGCCGACTTTGGCCGGATGCTGATGGCGAAGTCGACCGAGGGCATCACCGCCACGTCCTACGTGCGGTCCATGTCCCATACGGCCGCGGTGAACATCGGCGTCTTCTTCGGCCTCACCGGGCGCATCATCACCTCCTCGAGCGCTTGTACTTCCGGCAGCCAGGGCATCGGCTACGCCTACGAGGCCATCAAGATGGGCCGGCAGGTGGCGATGCTCGCGGGAGGCGCCGAGGAGCTGGACGCCACGGGCGCCGCGGTGTTCGACACCCTGTTCGCCACCAGCACGAAGAACAACGCCACCCCGGAGCTGACGCCTCGGCCCTTCCACGCGCAGCGCGACGGCCTGGTGCTGGGTGAAGGCGCCTGCACGCTGGTGCTGGAGGAGCTGGAGCACGCCCGGGCCCGAGGCGCTCGCATCTACGCGGAGCTGGTGGGCTACGGCACCAACAGCGACGGTCGGCACATCACCCAGCCCCACTCGGAGACCATGGCCCAGGCCATGCGGCTGGCCCTGGAGGACGCGGCGCTGGAGCCGGGCGTCGTCGCGTATGTGAATGCGCACGGCACGGCCACCGACACGGGCGACGTCGCGGAGAGCGCGGCCACGCACCAGGTGTTCGGTGAGCGGATGCCGATTTCATCCCTCAAGAGCTACATGGGCCACACCCTGGGCGCGTGCGGTGCGCTGGAGGCGTGGATGACCATCGAGATGATGCGGAGCGGCTGGTTCGCGCCCACGCTGCACCTGGACGCGGCCTCCGTGGACCCACGCTGCGCCCCGCTGGACTACGTGACAGGCGATGGACGAAGAATCGAGACCGAAGTCGTCATGTCGAACAACTTCGCCTTCGGCGGCATCAACACGTCGTTGATCTTCCGCCGGTGGCACTGA
- a CDS encoding excinuclease ATPase subunit, with product MKKPLLLSLLALTVSSPALARDTVYMIPLKSVLEMPQAKDKLDGSVKFYLAGSKTPSVQEELGSETSNKKTNGVGKSDEEGCKWATLSALISLQEGAKKRGANAVVNIVSYYKKNELQNATEIECHAGSFVVGVTLKGTYAKVAGKGGAK from the coding sequence ATGAAGAAGCCCCTGTTGCTGTCGCTGCTCGCGCTCACCGTGTCCAGCCCGGCCCTGGCGCGGGACACCGTCTACATGATTCCGCTCAAGTCGGTCCTGGAGATGCCCCAGGCCAAGGACAAGCTGGACGGCTCGGTGAAGTTCTACCTGGCGGGCTCGAAGACGCCCTCCGTCCAGGAGGAGCTGGGCTCGGAGACCTCCAACAAGAAGACCAACGGCGTGGGCAAGTCGGACGAGGAGGGCTGCAAGTGGGCCACCCTGTCGGCGCTGATTTCGCTCCAGGAAGGCGCCAAGAAGCGCGGCGCCAACGCCGTGGTCAACATCGTCAGCTACTACAAGAAGAACGAGCTGCAGAACGCGACCGAAATCGAGTGCCACGCCGGCTCGTTCGTCGTGGGCGTCACGCTCAAGGGGACCTACGCGAAGGTCGCCGGCAAGGGTGGCGCGAAGTAG
- a CDS encoding DUF6585 family protein has translation MGFVLIYLSSAALLESVSIYLLPGVVIRTLLRSQFGFFLLLLGIPSGLYMLGWRGIDFFFWALSPRLLVVDAQGLRSGKASLLWKDLQSVVRNHDQDRMDFRHSHGKYRLRMHLWSDADHLEEHVTERVISTLLPRVHRQVVAGEEVPFGPLTLSEDGLALKRKLFQWEDIDSIRFQDSDDSGVASRTLFLTANGRVHKIDEEKIVNAPVLLAYLSARLES, from the coding sequence ATGGGGTTTGTCCTCATCTACCTGTCCTCGGCGGCGTTGCTGGAGTCCGTCTCCATCTACCTGCTGCCAGGCGTGGTGATTCGAACCCTGCTGCGCAGCCAGTTCGGGTTCTTCCTCCTGCTGCTCGGAATCCCCTCCGGGCTCTACATGCTGGGGTGGCGGGGCATCGACTTCTTCTTCTGGGCCTTGTCGCCCCGCTTGCTGGTGGTGGACGCGCAGGGGCTTCGCTCGGGCAAGGCGTCCCTGCTGTGGAAGGACCTGCAGTCCGTGGTCCGCAACCATGACCAGGACCGGATGGACTTCCGGCACAGCCACGGGAAGTACCGGCTGCGGATGCACCTGTGGAGCGACGCGGACCACCTCGAGGAGCATGTCACCGAGCGCGTCATCTCGACCCTGCTCCCGCGCGTCCACCGGCAGGTGGTCGCCGGTGAGGAGGTCCCGTTCGGCCCGCTGACGCTCAGCGAGGACGGGCTGGCGCTCAAGCGCAAGCTGTTCCAGTGGGAAGACATCGACAGCATCCGTTTCCAGGACTCGGATGACAGCGGCGTCGCCTCACGCACGTTGTTCCTCACGGCCAACGGCAGGGTTCACAAGATTGACGAGGAGAAGATCGTCAACGCCCCCGTCCTCCTGGCCTATCTCTCTGCCCGTCTCGAGAGCTGA
- a CDS encoding tryptophan halogenase family protein has protein sequence MDTAIREVVILGGGTAGWMAAAYLQKVFEGTVQVTLLEAATIPRIGVGEATVPNLQRVFFDRLGIPEDEWMRECNAAFKTAVKFVNWRKKEPGVPDNHFYHAFGLIPNVDNIPLSHYWVLRNEGRATTDEQVDYACYREPPMMDAKLAPRFRDGQPAVNYAWHFDAQLVADYLRRLSTGWGVKHVVDELASVEKTPEGHIKALHTRGGRVLAGDLFVDCSGFRGLLINQAMEEPFLDMSDHLLCNSAVATAIEHDDARFGIEPYTSAIASKHGWMWKIPMLGRFGTGYVYSSDFCSQDEAIREFSAKWGLDPEKTAFNRIRFRVGRNRRAWVKNCVSIGLASCFVEPLESTGIYFITASIYQLAKHFPDKGFNPVLVDRFNREIEMMFDDTRDFLQAHFLTSSRDDTAFWLANKNDLKISDALKDKLETWKAGLTVNMPVSGEEAYYGNFETEFRNFWTNSSYYCVLSGMGWMPEQPLTTLKYRPSSVAHAEEAFQRVKLQQQALLRDLPTNHEFLQRLHRKNGLDLAPTGTR, from the coding sequence GTGGACACCGCGATTCGTGAAGTGGTGATTCTGGGAGGCGGGACGGCGGGGTGGATGGCGGCGGCCTACCTGCAGAAGGTCTTCGAGGGGACCGTCCAGGTGACGCTGCTGGAGGCCGCCACCATTCCGAGGATTGGGGTGGGGGAGGCGACGGTCCCCAACCTGCAGCGAGTCTTCTTCGACCGGCTGGGCATCCCGGAAGACGAGTGGATGCGCGAGTGCAACGCGGCCTTCAAGACGGCGGTGAAGTTCGTCAACTGGCGCAAGAAGGAGCCGGGGGTGCCGGACAATCACTTCTACCACGCGTTCGGACTCATCCCGAACGTGGACAACATCCCGTTGTCTCACTACTGGGTGCTGCGCAACGAGGGGCGGGCAACGACTGACGAGCAGGTGGATTACGCGTGCTACCGCGAGCCGCCGATGATGGACGCGAAGCTGGCGCCGAGGTTCCGGGATGGACAGCCCGCGGTGAACTACGCGTGGCACTTCGACGCGCAGTTGGTGGCGGACTACCTGAGGAGGCTGTCGACAGGGTGGGGCGTGAAGCACGTGGTGGACGAGCTGGCGTCAGTGGAGAAGACGCCCGAGGGCCACATCAAGGCGCTGCACACCCGAGGCGGCCGGGTGCTGGCGGGAGACCTCTTCGTGGACTGCAGCGGCTTCCGGGGCCTGCTCATCAACCAGGCGATGGAAGAGCCATTCCTCGACATGAGCGACCACCTGCTGTGCAACAGCGCGGTGGCGACGGCCATCGAGCATGATGATGCGCGGTTCGGAATCGAGCCGTACACGTCGGCGATAGCGTCGAAACACGGATGGATGTGGAAGATTCCGATGCTGGGGCGCTTCGGGACGGGGTACGTGTACTCGAGCGACTTCTGCTCGCAAGATGAAGCCATCCGCGAGTTCTCCGCGAAGTGGGGGCTGGACCCGGAGAAGACAGCGTTCAATCGCATCCGCTTCCGGGTGGGACGAAACCGGCGGGCGTGGGTGAAGAACTGCGTGAGCATCGGGCTGGCGTCGTGCTTCGTGGAGCCACTGGAGTCGACGGGCATCTACTTCATCACGGCGTCGATTTATCAACTGGCGAAGCACTTCCCAGACAAGGGGTTCAACCCGGTGCTGGTGGACCGGTTCAATCGAGAGATTGAGATGATGTTCGACGACACGAGGGACTTCCTGCAGGCGCACTTCCTCACGTCGTCGAGGGACGACACGGCATTCTGGCTGGCGAACAAGAATGACTTGAAGATTTCGGACGCGCTGAAGGACAAGCTGGAGACGTGGAAGGCCGGGCTGACGGTGAACATGCCTGTGTCGGGAGAAGAGGCGTACTACGGGAACTTCGAGACGGAGTTCCGGAACTTCTGGACGAACAGCAGCTACTACTGCGTGTTGTCGGGAATGGGGTGGATGCCGGAGCAGCCGTTGACGACGCTGAAGTACCGGCCGTCGTCGGTGGCGCACGCGGAGGAGGCGTTCCAGCGCGTGAAGCTCCAGCAGCAGGCGCTGCTCAGGGACTTGCCCACCAACCACGAGTTCCTCCAGCGGCTGCACCGCAAGAACGGACTGGACCTGGCGCCGACCGGCACCCGGTGA
- a CDS encoding ABC transporter permease, producing the protein MTRCVLPGGVVVVLLALWGLAVQAGKAPLMPSPWQVVVSLGQLAVDGRLVRFTVASLFRVTWGLLSAGVVAIPLGIWLGWSPRAERALGPMLQLLRPISSLAWTPLAILWCGVGDLSAIFIIFMACFGPLMVNTLLGVRKVLSVHLNAGRNFGLSTLGLMRHVVWPSILPQLLTSLRQTLGVAWMVVVMAEMMAVNSGLGFLILDARNAGNRYDLVVAGMVLIGAVGLGLDALLRWMERIPALSWGFPTPAPSIKASRIRLVRSP; encoded by the coding sequence ATGACTCGCTGCGTATTGCCTGGAGGGGTGGTCGTGGTGTTGCTGGCCCTGTGGGGGCTCGCGGTCCAGGCTGGCAAGGCGCCGTTGATGCCCTCGCCCTGGCAGGTCGTCGTGTCGCTGGGACAGTTGGCGGTGGATGGCCGCCTGGTGCGGTTCACGGTGGCATCCCTCTTCCGGGTGACGTGGGGGCTGTTGTCGGCGGGGGTCGTCGCCATCCCGTTGGGCATCTGGCTGGGCTGGTCACCCCGGGCCGAGCGGGCCCTGGGGCCGATGCTCCAGTTGCTGCGGCCCATCAGCTCGTTGGCCTGGACGCCGTTGGCCATTCTCTGGTGTGGCGTGGGTGACCTCTCCGCCATCTTCATCATCTTCATGGCCTGTTTCGGGCCGCTGATGGTCAACACCCTCCTGGGGGTGCGTAAGGTGCTGTCCGTCCATCTCAACGCGGGCCGCAACTTCGGGTTGTCCACGCTGGGATTGATGAGACACGTCGTGTGGCCGTCCATCCTGCCGCAACTGCTGACAAGCCTGAGACAGACCCTGGGCGTGGCGTGGATGGTGGTGGTGATGGCGGAGATGATGGCTGTCAATTCGGGCCTGGGTTTCCTCATCCTGGATGCAAGGAACGCAGGCAATCGCTACGACCTGGTCGTGGCGGGCATGGTGCTGATTGGCGCCGTGGGGCTGGGGCTGGATGCGCTCCTGCGATGGATGGAGCGGATTCCCGCGTTGAGCTGGGGATTCCCGACGCCAGCCCCATCCATCAAGGCGTCTCGCATCCGCCTGGTGAGGAGCCCCTGA
- a CDS encoding ABC transporter ATP-binding protein: MRPANTDTRMSQQAPRQVALSIHDVHVRFNTPSRELTVLEGVNLAVHEGEFVCLLGPSGCGKSTLLNVVGGFLKPTSGEVFFRGERVVGPDPRRIFVFQERGVFPWLTVEGNIAFGLFKLSEAQRRERVAHYVKMVGLTGFEQAWPHELSGGMKQRVEVARALAANPEVLYLDEPFGALDSITRHSMRSELLRLWEAERKTVLFVTHDIEEALQLADRVVVMSAKPGKVRRIVEVDVPRPRDISSARYLELRDSLLGEIGLAHHI; encoded by the coding sequence GTGAGGCCCGCCAACACCGACACACGGATGTCCCAGCAAGCCCCGCGCCAGGTGGCTCTGAGCATCCACGACGTCCACGTCCGCTTCAACACGCCCTCGCGTGAGCTGACCGTGCTGGAGGGTGTGAACCTGGCGGTGCACGAGGGTGAGTTCGTCTGTCTGTTGGGCCCCTCCGGCTGCGGCAAGTCCACGCTGCTCAATGTCGTGGGAGGATTTCTCAAGCCCACCTCCGGCGAGGTGTTCTTCCGGGGAGAGCGAGTCGTGGGCCCGGACCCGCGCCGCATCTTCGTCTTCCAGGAGCGAGGTGTCTTTCCCTGGTTGACCGTCGAGGGGAACATCGCCTTCGGGCTGTTCAAGCTGTCCGAAGCGCAGCGGCGCGAGCGTGTGGCGCACTACGTGAAAATGGTGGGACTGACGGGCTTCGAGCAAGCCTGGCCGCATGAGCTATCGGGAGGAATGAAGCAGCGCGTGGAGGTCGCCCGGGCGCTGGCGGCGAATCCCGAGGTGCTCTACCTGGATGAGCCCTTTGGAGCGCTCGACTCCATCACCCGGCACTCGATGCGCTCGGAGCTGCTGCGTTTGTGGGAGGCGGAGCGCAAGACGGTGCTCTTCGTCACCCACGACATCGAGGAGGCTTTGCAGCTCGCGGACCGGGTGGTGGTGATGTCGGCGAAGCCCGGGAAGGTTCGGCGCATCGTGGAGGTGGACGTTCCGCGGCCCCGGGACATCAGCTCGGCGCGCTACCTGGAGCTGCGGGACAGCCTGCTGGGGGAGATTGGTCTTGCCCACCACATCTGA
- a CDS encoding ABC transporter permease, which yields MPTTSDRMPVARRSAESILLPVATLLLLVTAWVVAVRGTGTKVFPHPMQVLNGVMELMRSGVLLRYAADSLLRVGIGFGLAVLVGMVLGMMMGLYPMVAIALGPVVQFLRPISPLAWVPIAILFFGVGDKAAVALIFLAASLPLALHTTGAMATVPAIYLNAGRNFGLSPPRLFFHVLLPAAMPQLLVGLRIALWVSWQVVVAAEMIAVDSGLGYMIVDARNAGKRYDLVVAGMLLIGGIGLLLDTGIRKMESLRWVRWGFREE from the coding sequence TTGCCCACCACATCTGACCGGATGCCCGTCGCGCGGCGCTCCGCGGAGTCCATCCTGTTGCCCGTGGCCACGCTGTTGTTGCTGGTGACGGCCTGGGTGGTGGCGGTGCGAGGGACGGGCACGAAGGTATTCCCTCATCCGATGCAGGTGCTGAACGGGGTGATGGAGCTGATGCGCAGTGGGGTGTTGCTCCGGTATGCCGCCGACTCGCTGCTGCGGGTGGGGATTGGCTTCGGGCTGGCCGTGTTGGTGGGGATGGTGTTGGGGATGATGATGGGGCTCTACCCCATGGTCGCCATCGCTCTGGGGCCGGTGGTGCAGTTCCTTCGACCCATCAGTCCCTTGGCCTGGGTGCCCATCGCCATCCTCTTCTTTGGTGTGGGAGACAAGGCCGCCGTCGCGCTCATCTTCCTGGCGGCGAGCCTGCCGCTGGCGCTGCACACCACGGGGGCAATGGCCACGGTGCCCGCCATCTACCTGAACGCGGGCCGCAACTTCGGTCTCTCCCCTCCCCGCCTCTTCTTCCACGTCCTGCTGCCCGCGGCGATGCCACAGTTGCTGGTGGGGCTGCGCATCGCGCTGTGGGTGTCCTGGCAGGTGGTGGTGGCGGCGGAGATGATCGCCGTCGACTCGGGGCTCGGGTACATGATCGTGGATGCTCGTAATGCGGGCAAACGCTACGACCTGGTGGTGGCGGGGATGTTGCTCATTGGGGGAATCGGCCTGTTGCTGGACACGGGAATCCGGAAGATGGAGTCACTGCGCTGGGTGCGCTGGGGCTTTCGTGAGGAATGA